A part of Magnetospirillum sp. genomic DNA contains:
- a CDS encoding tetratricopeptide repeat protein has translation MSGTLEAALERHRAGDLAAAAPLYDRVLAIEPLNFDALHLKGALLRKSGDAKAAVAAIEKAIAAHPTRSDSAALNLANALFDCARYADAAKQYARALAVAPNDAVAQARYADALQMAGDTAGGIAAYRRALALAPTDSNSWHNLAHALQKAERPQEALEAAQRALALRPDYPEALNACGNALVSLERPKEALAYYRRAIAGKPDFAELYGNLGNALRGLGLRSEARENYDCAVALNEKLPRQAKERSVAFYNRANLALDTLDHESALADFEKAIQHDPDSTMANLNAALTRLQGGDFKRGWPDYEWRWRDSGLASSRRKFDEPRWTGEADLKGKRILLYAEQGFGDTLQFVRYVPMAAARGAHVALEVQPPLRRLLDGFAGAAQIVARGEAVPPVDFECPLLSLPLAFKTDLDSVPAPLGYLKPEAAAVEAWQKRLGAKTGLRVGFVCSGSATHKNDKNRSIAMRNMLAIAPEGVTFMCLQKELRPADAAFLRSRRDVPFFGDTLADFADTAALIANMDLVVTVDTSVAHLAGALGKPTWVLLPYNPDWRWLLGRTDSPWYPNMRLFRQKHIGAWAEVLDEVGAALSTLPTP, from the coding sequence GTGTCGGGAACGCTTGAAGCGGCACTCGAGCGGCATCGCGCGGGCGATCTGGCAGCGGCTGCCCCGCTTTACGACCGCGTGCTGGCCATCGAACCGCTGAATTTCGACGCCCTCCATTTAAAGGGCGCTTTGCTGCGCAAAAGCGGCGACGCGAAGGCCGCCGTCGCGGCCATCGAAAAAGCCATCGCCGCCCACCCGACGCGCAGCGATTCCGCCGCCCTCAATCTCGCCAACGCGCTGTTCGACTGTGCGCGCTACGCCGACGCCGCCAAGCAGTATGCGCGGGCCCTCGCCGTTGCCCCCAACGATGCGGTGGCGCAGGCGCGTTATGCCGACGCGCTGCAAATGGCGGGCGACACGGCAGGCGGTATTGCGGCCTATCGCCGGGCTCTGGCGTTGGCGCCGACTGATTCCAACAGCTGGCACAATCTCGCCCACGCGCTCCAAAAGGCCGAGCGACCGCAAGAAGCGCTGGAAGCCGCACAACGCGCCCTCGCCCTGCGGCCCGACTATCCCGAAGCGCTCAATGCCTGCGGCAATGCGCTCGTCAGCCTCGAGCGGCCGAAAGAAGCGCTCGCCTATTATCGGCGCGCCATCGCAGGCAAACCCGATTTCGCCGAACTCTACGGCAATCTCGGCAACGCGCTGCGTGGGCTCGGCTTGCGCAGCGAGGCGCGCGAAAACTACGACTGCGCGGTCGCCCTCAACGAAAAGCTGCCGAGGCAAGCCAAAGAACGTTCGGTTGCATTTTACAACCGCGCCAATCTCGCCCTCGACACGCTCGACCACGAATCCGCACTCGCCGACTTCGAAAAAGCCATCCAGCACGACCCTGACAGCACGATGGCGAATCTGAACGCGGCCCTCACGCGTCTGCAGGGCGGGGATTTCAAGCGCGGCTGGCCGGACTATGAATGGCGCTGGCGCGACAGCGGCCTTGCCTCGAGCCGCCGCAAATTCGACGAGCCGCGCTGGACGGGCGAAGCCGATCTCAAGGGCAAACGCATCCTGCTCTATGCCGAACAGGGCTTCGGCGACACGCTCCAATTCGTACGCTACGTGCCCATGGCGGCCGCACGCGGTGCGCATGTGGCGCTCGAAGTACAGCCGCCCTTGCGCCGCCTGCTCGACGGATTTGCAGGAGCCGCCCAAATCGTTGCGCGCGGCGAGGCTGTGCCGCCCGTCGATTTCGAATGCCCGCTTCTGAGCCTGCCGCTCGCCTTCAAGACAGATCTCGACAGCGTGCCCGCCCCGCTTGGCTATTTGAAGCCCGAGGCGGCGGCGGTCGAAGCCTGGCAAAAACGCCTCGGCGCGAAGACGGGCCTTCGCGTCGGCTTCGTGTGTTCCGGCAGTGCCACGCACAAAAACGACAAAAACCGCTCGATCGCGATGCGCAACATGCTGGCGATCGCGCCCGAGGGTGTCACGTTCATGTGCTTGCAGAAGGAATTGCGGCCCGCCGATGCGGCGTTCCTGCGCAGCCGCCGCGACGTGCCGTTTTTCGGCGACACGCTGGCCGATTTCGCCGATACGGCCGCCCTCATCGCCAACATGGATCTGGTCGTGACGGTCGATACGTCCGTCGCGCATCTTGCGGGCGCTCTGGGCAAGCCCACTTGGGTGCTGCTGCCCTACAACCCGGACTGGCGCTGGCTTTTGGGCCGCACCGACAGCCCGTGGTATCCGAACATGCGGCTGTTCCGGCAGAAGCATATCGGCGCTTGGGCCGAAGTACTCGACGAAGTGGGCGCCGCTTTGAGCACCCTGCCCACGCCATGA